A genomic segment from Alkalilimnicola ehrlichii MLHE-1 encodes:
- a CDS encoding GNAT family N-acetyltransferase has product MADDAGYRSADGSIFAKGRLFCAVVVEEAMDLSVRNAKAEDAPKLAELMNLAGEGIPAYLWGRMAGPGEDALAFGARRVARTEGGFSYTNTYVAEYDGAMAGMLLGYRLPDPYEAGPLDEIPVVVRPLIELEALVPGSWYINAVATDTAYRGQGVGRRLMDWAEHLAAASGAGVLSLIVAEENARARRLYEKLGYQAIARRQIVPFPRCAHTGDWVLMTKEISPDT; this is encoded by the coding sequence TTGGCCGATGATGCTGGGTACCGCAGTGCGGATGGTTCGATCTTCGCCAAAGGTCGGCTCTTTTGTGCGGTGGTTGTCGAGGAAGCTATGGACCTGAGCGTTCGTAACGCCAAGGCAGAAGACGCCCCGAAGCTGGCCGAGCTCATGAACTTGGCGGGTGAGGGCATACCTGCCTATCTCTGGGGGCGCATGGCGGGGCCGGGCGAAGATGCCTTGGCGTTTGGTGCCCGGAGGGTGGCCAGAACGGAAGGCGGGTTCAGTTATACCAACACCTATGTTGCGGAATATGATGGCGCCATGGCCGGGATGCTGCTCGGCTATCGGCTGCCTGATCCCTATGAAGCCGGCCCGTTGGACGAGATCCCCGTTGTGGTCCGGCCGCTCATCGAGTTGGAAGCGCTTGTTCCCGGGTCGTGGTACATCAACGCCGTGGCCACGGACACGGCCTATCGCGGCCAAGGGGTAGGGCGGAGGCTCATGGACTGGGCCGAGCACCTCGCCGCGGCGTCGGGTGCCGGGGTGCTTAGCCTGATCGTGGCGGAGGAGAATGCCCGGGCGCGACGGCTTTACGAGAAACTCGGTTACCAGGCCATCGCCCGACGCCAGATCGTGCCGTTTCCCCGGTGTGCCCACACCGGGGATTGGGTCTTGATGACGAAGGAAATCAGCCCCGATACCTGA
- a CDS encoding DUF3185 family protein: MSPIRILGIALLAGGIIALYLGWQASQGLMEQAHEAFTGRFTDETMWYFIGGGAATVAGLALVLFGGRQ; encoded by the coding sequence ATGAGCCCCATTCGCATTCTTGGTATTGCCCTACTGGCCGGCGGCATCATTGCCCTGTATCTCGGCTGGCAAGCCTCACAGGGCCTGATGGAGCAGGCGCATGAGGCCTTTACCGGCCGCTTTACCGACGAGACCATGTGGTACTTCATCGGCGGAGGTGCGGCGACGGTAGCGGGACTGGCCCTGGTACTGTTCGGTGGTCGCCAGTAG
- a CDS encoding extracellular solute-binding protein, whose amino-acid sequence MATVRRRILALALVLLLCAPAPATTADDALVVLSWGGAYERAQREALFEPFTARTGIPVEVQRYDGGLEALRRAVADGEVPWDLIDMTRSDAMAACEEGLLAPLPPDLAAPAPDGTPPARDFLPDAIGRCALTHTVFATVVAYRPEAFPGRRPTAIADLFDQQRFPGPRALQRTPAVNLEWALRSYGVPREELYRLLSTPRGLRLALGRLAELEAIHWWEAGDTPARLLVEGRVVMASGYNGRFFDAMLRDDAPIEILWDGQVQEHEAWAVPRGAARPEAARDLIRFATTTERLAELARRIPYGPARDSAALQVTTHPDTGLDMRLHIPTHPLNAAGAIVKDEDWYAHTQSRLDDYFEAWLATDGCRISLNEPCPSP is encoded by the coding sequence ATGGCAACGGTTAGACGACGGATCCTGGCCCTTGCCCTGGTGCTGCTGCTCTGCGCACCGGCCCCGGCCACGACGGCGGACGACGCCCTGGTCGTGCTGAGCTGGGGCGGCGCCTACGAGCGTGCCCAGCGCGAGGCGCTGTTCGAGCCCTTCACCGCCCGGACCGGCATCCCGGTGGAGGTGCAGCGCTACGACGGGGGCCTGGAGGCACTGCGCCGGGCCGTGGCCGACGGCGAGGTGCCCTGGGACCTTATCGACATGACCCGCAGTGACGCCATGGCCGCCTGCGAGGAGGGCCTCCTTGCGCCGCTGCCGCCCGACCTGGCGGCGCCAGCACCGGACGGCACACCGCCAGCCCGCGATTTCCTGCCGGACGCCATCGGCCGCTGCGCCCTCACCCATACGGTGTTCGCAACCGTGGTAGCCTACCGGCCCGAAGCCTTCCCCGGCCGGCGCCCCACCGCCATCGCCGATCTCTTCGACCAGCAACGCTTCCCCGGCCCCCGTGCCCTGCAGCGCACCCCGGCGGTCAACCTGGAGTGGGCATTACGCTCCTACGGGGTGCCCCGGGAAGAGCTCTATCGACTGCTCAGCACCCCTCGCGGCCTGCGCCTGGCCCTGGGTCGGCTCGCAGAGCTCGAGGCGATCCACTGGTGGGAGGCCGGGGACACCCCGGCGCGGCTGCTCGTCGAGGGCCGGGTGGTGATGGCGTCGGGCTACAACGGCCGCTTCTTCGACGCCATGCTCCGGGATGATGCCCCCATCGAGATCCTCTGGGACGGCCAGGTCCAGGAGCACGAGGCCTGGGCGGTTCCCCGCGGCGCCGCCCGCCCCGAGGCCGCCCGGGATCTCATCCGCTTCGCCACCACCACCGAGCGCCTCGCCGAACTCGCCCGGCGCATTCCCTACGGGCCCGCGCGTGACTCGGCCGCCCTCCAGGTCACCACCCACCCGGACACCGGCCTGGATATGCGTCTGCACATCCCCACCCATCCGCTGAATGCCGCAGGCGCCATCGTCAAAGACGAAGACTGGTACGCCCACACCCAATCGCGACTGGACGACTACTTCGAGGCCTGGCTGGCTACCGACGGCTGCCGGATCTCCCTGAATGAGCCGTGCCCGTCGCCGTGA
- a CDS encoding patatin-like phospholipase family protein, with product MSQGEPCKIVDLALQGGGAHGALTWGVLDRLLEDLRIRISSVSGTSAGAMNAVVMADGLDRDGREGARKALEAFWKQVSDSARFSPVQRSLWDRMTSNYSLDNSPGYLFFEHLTRQFSPYELNPLNINPLRDLVAETVDFSRVNHCADLKVFVTATNVRTGRGRTFTQPEISVDSVMASACLPFAFQAVEIDGEAYWDGGYIGNPALYPLVEDKATRDLIVVQINPLRREALPRTGREIINRVNEITFNASLIKELRSIALLHQLIEAEKLESERYRDIYVHLIHAHEELKDLDASSKMNAEWEYLLHLKARGWAWADRFLAHHFDDLGVRSTFDLSSLFEDSFQPPQIPGSDATTGKGE from the coding sequence ATGTCACAAGGCGAACCATGCAAGATCGTAGACCTCGCATTGCAGGGAGGCGGTGCCCACGGCGCCTTGACCTGGGGGGTACTGGACCGGCTGCTGGAGGATTTGCGTATTCGCATCTCCAGCGTCAGCGGCACCAGTGCCGGTGCCATGAATGCCGTGGTGATGGCGGACGGTCTGGACCGCGACGGCCGGGAAGGCGCACGCAAGGCCCTGGAGGCCTTCTGGAAACAGGTCAGTGATTCGGCACGGTTCTCTCCGGTTCAGCGCAGCCTGTGGGACCGCATGACCAGCAATTACAGCCTGGACAATTCGCCCGGCTACCTGTTCTTCGAGCACCTGACCCGGCAGTTCTCGCCCTACGAACTCAACCCCCTCAACATCAATCCCCTGCGCGACCTGGTGGCCGAAACGGTGGATTTTTCCCGGGTCAACCATTGCGCGGACCTGAAGGTGTTTGTCACCGCCACCAATGTGCGGACCGGGCGCGGCCGCACCTTCACCCAGCCGGAGATCTCCGTGGACTCGGTCATGGCTTCCGCCTGCCTGCCGTTTGCCTTTCAGGCCGTGGAGATCGACGGCGAGGCGTACTGGGACGGGGGCTATATCGGCAACCCGGCCCTCTATCCCCTGGTGGAGGACAAGGCCACGCGCGACCTGATCGTGGTGCAGATCAACCCGTTACGGCGCGAGGCGCTGCCGCGTACGGGCCGCGAGATCATCAACCGCGTCAACGAGATCACCTTCAACGCCAGTCTGATCAAGGAGCTGCGCTCCATCGCGCTGCTGCACCAGCTTATCGAGGCCGAGAAGCTGGAATCGGAACGCTACCGCGATATCTACGTGCACCTGATCCACGCCCACGAGGAGCTCAAGGACCTGGATGCCTCCAGCAAGATGAACGCGGAGTGGGAGTACCTTCTGCACCTCAAGGCGCGCGGCTGGGCGTGGGCGGACCGTTTCCTGGCACACCACTTCGATGACCTGGGTGTTCGCTCGACCTTCGACCTGAGCAGCCTGTTCGAGGACAGCTTCCAGCCGCCCCAAATCCCCGGATCGGACGCCACCACCGGGAAAGGGGAGTAA
- a CDS encoding chloride channel protein — MNPDHALTERGPLAVVRFLGLVLLGALIGGVAALAAVGFVTAVLWLNEILLISPRSRMMFDHPAALIAATLAVPTLGGLLVGLLHRAIPEKRPHTPADVIAAVQTRRGRLPARAGGLSALTAMISLGAGASVGQYGPLVHMGATLGSLGSRLLRLGRSEDNITIACGVAAAISAAFNAPLAGIVFAHEVVLRHYALRAFAPVAAAAIVGYVVATTVLDQGALFHVAETVVPRAWEFMLFVVIGGLGALVAGAYMHAILGVGRLATKLPLPATLRPALAGALLGLTALWVPDILGMGQETLRFATIAGAFGGGELLLILLLKLAATALCLGMGFSGGVFSPALVIGTLFGALCGTLVGQVAGAPPETFVFYAVCGMVAVTAPVIGAPLTTLLIVFELTGSYALTTAALASVTLASPIAAQLFGRSLFDIQLDRRGLDLSAGRGRAVLQATSVASQVTQDCVTLPPETPVSEAIGALGRARHAEAYLVDARGRYRGCVLLHDLEAAQQADGGRRPAADVIDAKRPVLRPGSSLWEAMARLEEVSGEALAVVDDHRDNAFMGVVYEAGIARAHRVQSDTLRREEHGNG; from the coding sequence ATGAATCCCGATCATGCACTCACCGAGCGAGGCCCGTTGGCGGTGGTCCGGTTCCTGGGCCTGGTGCTGCTGGGTGCCCTGATCGGCGGCGTTGCCGCGCTCGCCGCGGTGGGCTTCGTCACAGCGGTGCTGTGGCTCAATGAGATCCTGTTGATCTCACCGCGCAGCCGCATGATGTTCGACCATCCCGCCGCCCTGATCGCCGCCACCCTGGCCGTGCCGACCCTGGGCGGGCTGTTGGTGGGCCTGCTTCACCGAGCCATTCCCGAAAAGCGGCCCCATACCCCGGCCGACGTCATCGCCGCAGTACAGACCCGACGCGGACGCCTGCCGGCCCGGGCCGGCGGCCTCTCGGCGCTGACCGCCATGATCTCGCTGGGCGCCGGCGCCTCGGTGGGCCAGTACGGCCCCCTGGTCCACATGGGCGCGACCCTGGGCTCGCTGGGCTCCCGGCTGCTGCGCCTGGGACGCTCGGAAGACAACATCACCATCGCCTGCGGCGTGGCGGCGGCCATCTCCGCCGCCTTCAATGCGCCGCTGGCGGGCATCGTCTTCGCCCATGAGGTGGTACTGCGCCATTACGCCCTGCGCGCTTTCGCCCCGGTAGCCGCAGCGGCCATCGTCGGCTATGTGGTGGCCACCACGGTGCTGGATCAGGGCGCCCTGTTCCATGTCGCCGAGACGGTCGTGCCGCGCGCCTGGGAATTCATGCTCTTCGTCGTCATCGGCGGGCTCGGCGCCCTGGTCGCCGGGGCCTACATGCACGCCATCCTCGGCGTCGGAAGGCTGGCCACCAAACTGCCCCTTCCGGCGACCCTGCGCCCCGCGCTGGCCGGCGCCCTCCTGGGGCTGACCGCCCTCTGGGTGCCGGACATCCTCGGCATGGGCCAGGAGACGCTTCGCTTCGCCACCATCGCCGGTGCCTTCGGTGGCGGCGAGCTGCTGCTGATCCTGCTCCTCAAGCTGGCGGCCACCGCCCTCTGCCTGGGGATGGGCTTCAGCGGTGGGGTCTTCAGCCCCGCCCTGGTGATCGGGACCCTGTTCGGGGCCCTGTGCGGCACCCTCGTCGGCCAGGTCGCAGGCGCTCCCCCGGAGACCTTCGTCTTCTATGCCGTCTGCGGCATGGTGGCGGTCACCGCGCCGGTGATCGGCGCGCCGCTGACCACCCTGCTGATCGTCTTCGAGCTGACCGGCAGCTACGCCCTCACCACCGCCGCCCTGGCCAGCGTGACGCTGGCCAGCCCCATCGCGGCCCAGCTATTCGGCCGCTCGCTGTTCGATATCCAGCTTGACCGGCGCGGCCTCGACCTCTCCGCCGGCCGCGGCCGGGCCGTCCTGCAGGCTACGTCGGTGGCCTCGCAGGTGACGCAGGATTGCGTGACCCTGCCTCCGGAAACACCCGTGAGCGAGGCGATCGGCGCCCTGGGCCGCGCGCGCCACGCCGAGGCCTACCTGGTCGATGCACGGGGACGCTACCGCGGCTGCGTTCTCCTTCACGATCTCGAGGCCGCCCAGCAGGCCGACGGCGGGCGCCGACCGGCCGCAGATGTCATCGACGCCAAGCGCCCGGTGCTGCGCCCCGGCAGCTCGCTATGGGAGGCCATGGCACGGCTCGAGGAGGTCTCCGGCGAGGCGCTCGCCGTGGTCGACGATCATCGGGACAATGCGTTCATGGGGGTGGTCTACGAGGCCGGCATCGCCCGTGCCCATCGCGTTCAGAGCGACACCCTGCGACGGGAGGAACATGGCAACGGTTAG
- a CDS encoding ArsR/SmtB family transcription factor, protein MDHCDHHTARLPELPSPEALNQAAEMFRAMGDPERLRLLTMLQGGERCVGELVGENDKLSTVSARLQSLHRARLLHRRREARHIFYRLADEHVAELLNNALEHASERNPSPTP, encoded by the coding sequence TTGGACCATTGTGACCACCACACCGCCCGTCTCCCGGAGCTCCCCTCGCCCGAGGCCCTGAACCAAGCAGCAGAGATGTTCCGGGCCATGGGCGACCCGGAGCGGCTGCGCCTGCTCACGATGCTGCAGGGCGGGGAGCGCTGTGTGGGGGAACTGGTGGGAGAGAACGACAAGCTGAGTACCGTTTCGGCGCGTCTGCAGAGCCTGCACCGCGCCCGTCTGTTACACCGGCGCCGGGAGGCCCGGCACATTTTTTACCGGCTTGCCGACGAGCATGTCGCAGAGCTGTTGAACAATGCACTGGAACACGCATCGGAGCGCAACCCGTCCCCTACTCCTTAG
- a CDS encoding valine--pyruvate transaminase yields MTAFAEKFSQQAGINSLMDDLGKAMAGDQPMIMMGGGNPGHFPPVQERLGEELQKLAHDPEAVARLIGVYDAPQGEARFIRALKDLLNETYGWGLSEENIALTNGSQAAFFMLFNFFAGEMPDGSRRQILLPMAPEYLGYADAGLGPDTFRSVRPRIDMLDAHTFKYRLDFEELALDEQVGALCVSRPTNPTGNVLTDEEIGRLHGLARAWDIPLIVDGAYGSPFPELIYTRARPFWDEQVILCLSLSKLGLPAVRTGIVIAAPEVIRALSGTNAILNLATGSFGPQLTEGLVRSGEILSLSRDQVRPWYEAKMRKAVAVLHEAFGEACPWSVHQPEGAMFLWLWFPGLPITSHELYQRLKGKGVLVVSGHYFFPGLPDDEDWPHRHECLRVTYSQDDEAVAEGLRVIAEEVRQCYSDAGVR; encoded by the coding sequence ATGACCGCTTTTGCCGAAAAATTCTCCCAACAGGCCGGCATCAACAGCCTGATGGATGATTTGGGCAAGGCCATGGCCGGGGATCAGCCCATGATCATGATGGGTGGGGGCAACCCGGGGCACTTTCCGCCGGTTCAGGAACGCCTGGGTGAAGAACTCCAGAAACTGGCCCATGATCCGGAGGCGGTGGCCCGCCTGATCGGTGTTTACGATGCACCCCAGGGCGAGGCGCGGTTCATCCGTGCGCTGAAGGATCTCCTGAATGAAACCTACGGCTGGGGCCTGAGCGAAGAGAATATCGCCCTGACCAACGGCAGCCAGGCGGCCTTCTTCATGCTGTTCAACTTCTTTGCCGGCGAGATGCCGGACGGCAGCCGGCGCCAGATCCTGCTGCCCATGGCACCGGAATACCTGGGTTATGCCGATGCGGGGCTGGGTCCGGATACCTTCCGCAGCGTGCGCCCCCGGATCGACATGCTGGACGCGCACACCTTCAAGTACCGGCTGGATTTCGAAGAACTGGCGCTGGATGAGCAGGTGGGGGCGCTTTGCGTGTCCCGGCCGACCAATCCCACCGGCAACGTGCTGACCGACGAGGAGATCGGCCGGCTTCACGGACTGGCCAGGGCGTGGGATATCCCGCTGATCGTCGACGGCGCCTACGGCAGTCCCTTTCCCGAGCTGATCTATACCCGGGCCCGGCCCTTCTGGGACGAGCAGGTGATCCTTTGCCTCAGCCTGTCAAAGCTGGGGCTGCCGGCCGTGCGTACTGGGATTGTCATCGCCGCGCCCGAGGTGATCCGCGCCCTGAGTGGCACCAATGCCATCCTCAACCTGGCGACCGGCAGCTTCGGTCCCCAACTCACCGAGGGCCTGGTGCGCTCCGGCGAGATCCTGTCGTTGAGTCGCGACCAGGTCCGGCCCTGGTACGAGGCCAAGATGCGCAAGGCGGTGGCCGTGCTTCACGAAGCCTTCGGCGAGGCCTGTCCCTGGTCTGTCCATCAACCGGAAGGGGCCATGTTCCTCTGGCTCTGGTTCCCGGGTCTGCCCATCACCAGCCACGAGCTTTACCAACGCCTTAAGGGCAAGGGTGTCTTGGTGGTTTCGGGGCATTACTTCTTCCCGGGGCTGCCGGACGACGAAGACTGGCCGCATCGCCACGAGTGCCTGCGGGTGACCTATTCGCAGGATGACGAGGCGGTGGCGGAGGGGTTGCGGGTGATCGCCGAGGAAGTCCGGCAGTGCTATTCGGACGCGGGCGTCCGATGA
- a CDS encoding fatty acid desaturase, with amino-acid sequence MSSQDASNIGAVDNPRALRRSLSHYREPRVARSVVEILITVIPFVLLWGVAWSAQNAGYWIGLIAVVPAAGFLVRLFMIQHDCSHGSFFRSRRANNWVGRVIGVLTLTPFDLWRHSHATHHATSGNLDRPNIGGIETLTVREYQALPRLHRLRYRLYRHPLVLFGIGPVYLFLLANRLPFGFMRSGWMPWVSTMGTNAAIALVVAGMIWLVGLGPFLLVQLPITLLGAVIGVWLFYVQHQFEDTYWRHQEEWSFDEAAVHGSSHYVLPGILRWFSANIGVHHVHHLCSRIPSYRLPEVLRDHPELRDVGRITLRQSLASVPLALWDEDKQRLVSFKEARAGSEPQSAYQ; translated from the coding sequence ATGAGTTCGCAAGACGCATCGAACATCGGTGCCGTAGACAACCCGCGAGCGCTGCGGCGCTCACTGAGCCACTACCGTGAGCCCAGAGTCGCGCGAAGTGTTGTGGAAATCCTGATCACGGTTATTCCCTTCGTGTTGCTGTGGGGGGTGGCATGGAGCGCCCAGAACGCCGGCTACTGGATCGGCCTGATCGCCGTCGTGCCGGCAGCCGGGTTTCTCGTCCGTTTATTCATGATCCAGCACGATTGCAGCCACGGGTCGTTTTTCCGCTCCCGGCGCGCCAATAACTGGGTCGGGCGGGTCATCGGGGTGCTGACCCTCACGCCTTTCGATCTATGGCGCCACAGCCACGCCACCCATCACGCCACCTCCGGAAACCTGGACCGGCCGAATATCGGCGGCATCGAGACGCTGACCGTGCGTGAGTACCAGGCCCTCCCGCGGCTGCACAGGCTGCGCTATCGCCTGTACCGTCATCCACTGGTCCTGTTCGGTATCGGCCCTGTGTACCTCTTTCTGCTGGCCAACCGCCTGCCGTTCGGTTTCATGCGGTCGGGGTGGATGCCCTGGGTGAGCACCATGGGCACCAATGCGGCCATCGCCCTCGTTGTGGCCGGCATGATCTGGCTGGTTGGCCTGGGCCCCTTTCTGCTCGTGCAGTTGCCCATCACGCTGCTGGGCGCTGTGATCGGTGTCTGGCTGTTCTACGTCCAGCACCAGTTCGAAGACACCTACTGGCGGCACCAGGAGGAGTGGAGCTTCGATGAGGCCGCCGTTCACGGCAGTTCCCACTACGTATTGCCGGGCATCCTGCGCTGGTTCAGCGCCAATATCGGCGTCCACCATGTCCACCACTTGTGCTCCCGCATTCCATCCTACCGGCTGCCCGAAGTGCTGCGGGATCATCCCGAGCTTCGGGACGTGGGCCGGATCACACTGCGGCAAAGCCTGGCGTCCGTACCGCTCGCACTGTGGGATGAGGACAAACAGCGCCTGGTGTCCTTCAAAGAGGCGCGGGCCGGTTCGGAGCCGCAAAGCGCGTATCAATGA